In one window of Acidobacteriota bacterium DNA:
- a CDS encoding ABC-F family ATP-binding cassette domain-containing protein translates to MIAVSELGKSYGPQTLFKGVSMQFNPGNRYGLVGANGSGKSTFLKILSGQELASEGTLSIPKRLRLGVLKQDHFELEEHAILDVAMMGAGEVWTAMAEKEKLLAKADESFDADRYSELEDIILRHDGYTLEARAGEVLEGLGIPTSQHRLPLSTLSGGFKLRVLLAQVLAANPDALLLDEPTNHLDIVSIRWLEKFLVDYPGCAVVISHDHRFLDNVCNHIADVDYETIRLYTGNYSAFSLAKVEERNRREKEISNREKQLADHQRFVERFRAKASKARQAQSKQKLIDKMTEDLEPLPQSSRRYPKFKIRQTRPSGKEVLILEDISKAYGEKQVLENVSLTVRRGDRLAILGPNGIGKSTLLKIVMGVVEQDAGTSEWGYEARPGYFAQDHKELLGDPKQTVEGWLWDICPMEPIGFVRGQLGLMLFSGDEAEKKVGSLSGGEAARLVFSRLAVEKPNLLLLDEPTNHLDLEAIEALVQGLRDYDGTLIFVSHDRWFVSQLAERILEITPEGIQDFAGSYDEYLEHCGDDHLDADTVLLKARKDKRKAKPSKAPSKNDQNRHRKERRRLEARRDEITSEVEKLEARIHEINELFCDPTYFDRTPRKEVNKLEAEQKKRREEIDRLMGAWEEIEEQLEGLPAAD, encoded by the coding sequence ATGATCGCCGTCTCCGAGCTGGGCAAATCCTACGGCCCTCAGACCCTTTTCAAGGGCGTTTCGATGCAGTTCAACCCCGGCAACCGCTATGGGCTGGTGGGGGCCAACGGCTCCGGAAAATCGACCTTCCTCAAGATCCTGTCGGGCCAGGAACTGGCCAGCGAAGGGACCCTTTCGATCCCCAAGCGGCTACGCCTGGGTGTCCTCAAACAGGATCACTTCGAGCTCGAAGAGCACGCCATTCTGGACGTCGCCATGATGGGCGCCGGCGAGGTCTGGACGGCCATGGCCGAGAAGGAAAAACTCCTCGCCAAGGCCGACGAATCCTTCGACGCGGATCGCTACTCGGAGCTCGAGGACATCATCCTGCGCCACGACGGCTATACCCTCGAGGCACGCGCCGGCGAGGTGCTCGAAGGCCTCGGCATCCCGACCAGCCAGCATCGCTTGCCGCTCTCGACCCTCTCCGGCGGCTTCAAGCTGCGGGTACTCCTCGCCCAGGTGCTGGCCGCCAACCCCGATGCTCTGCTCCTCGACGAGCCCACCAACCATCTCGACATCGTCTCGATCCGATGGCTGGAGAAGTTCCTCGTCGACTACCCGGGCTGCGCCGTGGTGATCTCCCACGACCATCGGTTTCTCGACAACGTCTGCAATCACATCGCCGATGTCGACTACGAGACCATCCGTCTCTACACCGGCAACTACAGCGCCTTCAGCCTGGCCAAGGTCGAGGAGCGCAACCGCCGCGAGAAAGAGATCTCGAATCGCGAGAAGCAGCTCGCCGACCACCAGCGTTTCGTCGAGCGTTTCCGCGCCAAGGCGTCGAAGGCGCGCCAGGCGCAGAGCAAGCAGAAGCTCATCGACAAGATGACCGAAGACCTCGAGCCTCTACCCCAGAGCTCTCGGCGCTATCCCAAGTTCAAGATCCGCCAAACCCGCCCGAGTGGCAAGGAAGTGCTGATCCTCGAAGACATCAGCAAGGCCTATGGCGAGAAACAGGTCTTGGAGAACGTCTCGCTGACGGTACGGCGCGGCGATCGCCTGGCGATCCTCGGCCCCAACGGCATCGGCAAGTCGACCCTGCTCAAGATCGTCATGGGCGTCGTCGAGCAGGACGCGGGGACCTCGGAGTGGGGCTACGAAGCCCGCCCCGGGTACTTCGCCCAGGATCACAAGGAGCTCCTCGGCGACCCCAAGCAAACCGTCGAAGGCTGGCTGTGGGACATCTGCCCGATGGAGCCGATCGGCTTCGTCCGCGGCCAGCTCGGGCTGATGCTGTTTTCCGGCGACGAGGCGGAGAAGAAGGTCGGCAGCCTCTCCGGTGGCGAAGCGGCGCGCCTCGTCTTCAGTCGTCTGGCGGTCGAGAAGCCCAATCTGCTGCTCCTCGACGAGCCCACCAACCACCTCGATCTCGAAGCCATCGAGGCTCTGGTCCAGGGCCTGCGGGACTACGACGGTACGCTGATTTTCGTTTCCCACGACCGCTGGTTCGTCTCGCAGCTCGCCGAGCGCATTCTCGAGATCACGCCCGAGGGCATTCAGGACTTCGCCGGCAGCTACGACGAGTACCTCGAGCACTGTGGCGACGACCACCTCGACGCCGACACCGTGCTGCTCAAGGCGCGCAAGGACAAACGCAAGGCCAAGCCCTCCAAGGCCCCTTCGAAGAATGATCAGAATCGCCATCGCAAGGAACGCCGTCGCCTCGAGGCGCGGCGCGACGAGATCACCTCCGAGGTCGAGAAGCTCGAAGCGCGCATCCACGAGATCAACGAGCTCTTCTGCGATCCGACCTACTTCGACCGCACGCCGCGCAAGGAGGTGAACAAGCTCGAAGCGGAGCAGAAAAAGCGCCGCGAAGAAATCGACCGCTTGATGGGCGCTTGGGAGGAAATCGAGGAGCAGCTCGAAGGCCTGCCGGCCGCCGACTGA